accatgattctgaacaacatttccctttacagtttctgacgatcggctttagtttacgatattattgcaaaaatttgtaatcgtaaatcgatcgatgtactatttcctatccgatttcgataatatttggatatgttgtcaagaccatgattctgaacaacatttcccttgacggtttttgtcgatcggctttagtttacgatattattgtaaaaatttgtaattgtaaatcgatcgatgtacatactatctcctcgccgatttcgatgagctttatttcaaaggaaaaagatatttaaaacatcgaatttataacatatttcaaagtcatctgTTCCGTCTCAAGAATCGTTGTCCCTCGCAAATATTCGATTTCTAACGAACGATTTATTAACGGGTCTTCCCTCGAAAATACATTACGATCGAGCCCCCCTTTACAATGTTTTTCCTTATAACAGCGACACGACGATGCAAGATCGGTATTTGTTTTTAGCAATCGCTCGTCCCCCCAAACATCAGAGACACGGAGAGTCGATTCTCGAATGTTCTGCAACATTGTCGTGCCCAGGAAACCGTTagagattaaataatttgaTATACCGTAACTGACCAAAAACAGTCGGCATTCGCTTCAGGTATTGCAACCTTCGGAACAACCCAATCGCGATATGGGTCGATTGTATGCACAGTCATAAAATATCTACAGTCTAAAGTCTAAAGAATCCTCGCGTTCGTTAATCTCGGTCAAGTATCCACGTTCACCCTCGACCATCTTGTTTCAAGGATGCGCGCTAGCTCGTAAATCTACGGAAAAGGGACACCATTAAATTCTTACAACATGCTTCCAAGGGTGCATCGGCCGACCCATACACAATTCTTAATATCGAAGATTTGTGTACGTATATTTCGGACAATAAACAATTCGCATGTATACGGTTCATCTGCACTGCTGCTCTCGTAAACCAAGAGATGGCATTGCCCTCGCAGGCCCGTCACATGGAAATGCTGCATGTTCATAAACAATCGAAAAcctctcgttctccaactcggGCATACTCCTACTCTTTTTTCCAATCGACCAATCGAAAGAAAGTGTAAAGAGTGATCGATGTCCTGATTGGAAGCGAAAGATCGACAGCACCAACCAGGTTGCTTACCATTAGAACAAAAGACGATTCATTCTTTTCCCTACTCTAAAGCCAATCTCTCATCCACGAGGCGCTTCTCAAAAAAACTCGTGTTGGATGGAAGTCGAGTTCACTCTCAGTTCGTTACGATCCTTCGAACGAGTGACACTAACCACCCAACCGAGCGTTACACTTCTTGCTACCGATATCGTGCAAGCGAagtaatacagatcaacacggtttgatctgcgcgcgtataaggcaagACTTGTCGgcacagccttactgacgagtcctccggcaagtctaggacgaaacgcaattctttcattttttacatttccTTCATTCCATCCAATCCGATCCGATAAATTGAAATAGTTGTCCAAAGTTAATTCGGCGGACAACCAAACGATAGACTCGCGGACACGACGGTCGCGACAaaacattttggtccttcgagccggatctggTGACCTTGTGAGTGTACAGTGAGTGCAAGGACAATTCAAGGTGGAAATCATCAATCATTGAGAGAATTGCGTCCACGATCAACCGACAACGTTGACCAGCTTACGCAGAGAGCAGCCACGATCAGCCGACAACGTTGAGCAACCGCCAGCGATAGCAATCAACCGTATCAGCTCAAGGTTGGCACGTTTTTGAATTTTCCGATCAGGATCGTTTATTGGCCACCCCCATCGAGACATTCGTAAAATGGCAAACACGAGCAAGTTAAGCCAGCGTATTAACGCCCTCAAGGTTAAACAACGCGTTTTCAAGTCGGATCTAACAGACTTTTCTAACGAATTATCGAAATATCAAGAGTCCGCGACCGCGCGTACAATACTTCGAGAACGGGTAGAACAACTCAGGAAACAATTCGACGCGTTCAACGACGCCCAAGACGAGCTAGGTCATCATGAAAACTTCGAACAGTTACAAATTGAACGAAAGGCCGTGAGAGATTCGTATTACAATGCGCTAGCCACCGCGATACAAATACTCGATGAATCGCCGACGGCACAGAGGCAATCGACTAGAACCGCGATTGATTCACCAGCTCCATCCACATCTACCAGCATCACCGGGGTGCATTTACCCAAAATTCGTCTTCCGCGTTTCGATGGACGGCTCGAGAAATGGTTGCCTTTCAAGGACGCATTCTTGAGCTTGATCCAGGGTCACCAAGGACTCACCGATATCCAACGTTTCAATTATCTCAGGCTATCGGTAACAGAACAAGCCGAAGAGGCCATTGAATCGTTCACAATGAGCGAGGAGAATTATAAGGCCGCGTGGGCTCAATTATTAGAAACGTACGACAATCAACGCGCGCTCATTCTACGTCATACCACATTGTTACTCGAGACACCTGCTATGCTCAACGGTTCACCAGCCGAAATAAATAACCTGATAAATTATATGCAATCGCACATCCGCTCGTTGCAATCGCTCGGTAGATCCTGGGAAAACATCGCGAGCGATCTAATCACGGTTATCGCTATCAATCGCATGGACGACGAAACGCGCAGAAATTGGGAACAAACCCTTGTAGATACCGGCATGCCTCTCGCATCAGACATGTTCAAACATCTTCGCAATGCTTCACATCAAGGCAATTTTCGCGCCGCACCGGCAAATACGAAACAATACAGGAAAGCGTTGCCAGAAATTAGTCGACCGTCGGCAAATCTTCGACCGCGAGCCCCGAAACGAACGTTCGCGACAATATCGAAAGGAACATCGGCGTCTCCGAGACCGAATAAACGAACATTCACAACGACAACCAACGTTCAAGCATGCCAGATCTGCAAGTCTTCGACACACAAATTATTTGCGTGTCCTACATTTGGGAACATGACCATCGATGAACGATGGGCAGCGACTACGGCAGCAAATCTATGCTCGAATTGTTTACTAGCAGGTCACACTCTTGACAAATGCATAAAGGGTCGGTGTCGCATTTGTGGTAAGAGACACAATACCAGATTGCATAGAGAACAGAGACCGACGATTCCTGACAAAGAAACATGACTAGTCTCCGAAAACGCGAACCGGCTCTTGTCTAACAAtcactcgtttttgtcgaacaAAACAACAAACGGTCTATTAACAACCGCGATCATTCACGTTTTGGATCGCGATCGAAACCTGATTCCGTGTCGCACGTTGGTTGACACCTGTTCCAACGCGAATCTTATCACAGATGAGCTAGCGAACCGGTTACAACTACCAACTACTCGACAAACCGCCGTCATCGAAGCGTTGAACCAACTCAACACGACTACTAGCAATCTCATGACCGCCACGATAAaatcgagattgacaaattatcAGAGGACGTTAACATTTTGCATCATCCCACGCATAGCAGAAACATTACCCGATAATCAGATCGACAGAACAGACATTCGTATACCGACTAATCTCCGTCTAGCCGATCCCGAATTCCATCGTCCGGGAAAAATCGATATGCTACTCGGCACTGGGCCTACATTATCCTGTCTTAGTATCGGACAAATCAATTTGTCAAATCGAAACAACGTTGATCTCATACTCCAAAAAACTCAGTTCGGATGGATTATAGGAGGCGATCTCCTCTCAGCGTCGCGATCGAGCCGCAAGACATTTACCCAAAACGTACAGTTCGATTTAGGGAAGTTCTGGGAAATAGAAGAAGGAACTATCGAGCGAGTTCGGTCAATCGAGGATCAAGCCTGCGAGAATCATTTCGCGGCCACCGTAACGCGCGATGATTCCGGTCGGTATATGGTAGCGTTACCTTTCAACGAAAAGCAAACCCAACTCGGGGAGTCTCGTTCACGCGCTCTGAATCGGTTCTTAGCCCTCGAACGAAAACTGGAacgcgatccagaatttaaaaaaaaaatacacagaAGTAATAGACGAATACCGCGTCCTCGGACACATGAAGCAAGTCACAACCATTCAAACGCCCGGATTTTATCTGCCGCATCATGCCGTCTTCAAACCAACGAGCTCAACCACAAAAATCCGCATAGTTTTCGACGGTTCCGCTAAGACAAATACGAACATATCCTTAAATGATACACTCCGAATCGGTCCCACTCTACAAGATGATATTTTTTCACTCTTATTAAGATTCAGAATGCACGCATACGTGATAACGGCCGATATCGAGAAAATGTATCGCCAATTTCTAGTTCGACCCGAAGACCGCGCTTTTCAAAGAATACTATGGCGAGACCCGAACGAGGACATCAAAACCTACGAATTGACAACCGTTACGTTCGGACTCGCTCCAGCACCATATCTAGCCATCCGATGTTTACATCAATTAGCAAACGACGAAGAACGCGATTTCCCGGAAGCCGCAGCACGTATCAAACAAGATTTATATGTCGACGATCTATTGACCGGTACCGATTCAATCACAGAAGCGCGATCATTACAACGTCAAATCATTACCCTGTTGAAAAGAGGAGGATTAAACATTCGGCAGTGGGCATCAAATGAACCGAAATTGCTCTCGGGCCTGAGCAAGGATTCAATTCACCCAAAAATTCTGGGAGACGCGCCCGCGATGAAAACGCTCGGTGTTTCATGGGACGCACGACAAGACGTTATACGATATTCAGTTCAACAAGCAACGGTGACCAAGGAAATCACCAAACGGAACATACTATCCACAATCGCGAAAATTTACGACCCACTCGGGTTACTCGGACCGATCACGATCACAGCAAAAATATTCATGCAACGATTGTGGGCGTTAAAAATCACGTGGGACGAATCCGTGCCAGCCAACATTCACACAGAATGGACCAACTTCGCTAACGACTTACAATTACTCAATAATTTCGAATTCAATCGCTTCGTTAGGACAAAGGGCGCAAGACAGACCGAAATACACGGTTTTTGCGACGCCAGTGAAAGGGCTTACGGCGCGTGCTTATACATCCGGACAACAGATCATTTCGGCGGCATTCATACGCATCTATTTTGCGCCAAATCACGTGTCGCACCCCTCAGTCAAATAACCCTAGCTCGTTTAGAGTTGTGCGGCGCTGCCTTGCTAGCCACGCTATCGCAAACCGTGCGGAGTGCGTTGACTCACAACATCGATAAATCAGTATTCTGGACCGATTCGACGATAGTTTTAAGTTGGTTGCGCAAGCAACCTTCTACCTTGAAGACATTCGTCGCGAATCGCGTGGCCAAAATCcaacgaaaaacagaaatacagTCGTGGCGATATGTACGTTCCGCAGACAACCCAGCTGATCTCATTTCGCGAGGAATGACCACAGCAGAATTTAACAACAATCGTCTCTGGCGGTATGGTCCCGAATGGCTTGCTCAGGAACAAGCGAAGTGGCCATCCGCAAGATTCACCATATGCGATGAGCTACCGGAAGTACGAACGGTTACATGTTTGGTCGGGTCGATaatccaaaccgacgaaatccttCAGCGATACTCGTGTATTCAAAAACTCAGGCGAATCGTCGCTTATTGTTTACGTTTCCGAACGAGTCGTCGGACTATCGGGCCATTGTCCATTGAAGAGATACAGCACGCGAACAGACAAATCATAAAATTACTTCAATCCGTCACTTTCGCTCGTGATATACATGATTTGAAAACTGGTCATCTATCTAACACGAGCAAATTACAACCGCTAACTCCATTCCTCGACGAACAGGGAATATTGCGCGTAGGAGGTCGACTGCAAAATTCCACGCTACCGTTCGAACAACGGCATCCGATACTTCTACCTCGAAGTCATCACATTACTAAACTCATAATTCGCGATTCACATCAACGGAATCATCATGCTGGAATCACTGCGACTTTATACGACGTGCGATTATCATACTGGCCAATCGACGGAAAGAACACTACGCGCCAAATAGTGCGACATTGTATTAGATGTTTCCGTATAAAACCTCCCACAGTTGAATATATCATGGGTAATTTACCTGCTGCCCGTGTCACCGAAGGACGCCCATTCGTTAATAGTGGAATTGATTATTGCGGTCCATTCTACATAAAGGAGCGGCAATTTCGAAACAGAGTTCGAGTCAAAATATATGTAGCCGTCTTCGTCTGCTTCGCGACGAAGGCCGTTCATTTAGAAATAGTCGGCGATCTCACCACAGAAGCCTTTATGGCAGCGCTTAAAAGATTTATTGCACGAAGAGGTATTTGCAAAAACCTATATTCGGACAACGGCACAAATTTTGTCGGTGCCAACCACGAGCTGATGGAACTTCAGCAAACATTGTCAAAAGACGAGAAGTTCAACCACTTCCTCAACTCCAAGGCAATATCGTGGCACTTTATCCCTGCGTTATCCCCACATTTTGGCGGGTTGTGGGAAGCAGCCGTAAAATCATTCAAGCATCACGTCAAGCGAGTCGTCGGCGAGGAATTGTTCACGTATGAACAATTCAATACGTTCGTTATCGaggtcgaagctattttaaattCGCGTCCTCTGACTCCACTCTCGTCAGACCCGAACGATATTTCCGCTTTAACACCTGGCCATTTCCTGATCGGTGATTCCTTAACGTGTATTACCGAGACTGATTTCAGCGAAACGCCGTCAAATCGCTTGTCCACCTGGCAACATATACAGAAGGTAAAGCAAGACTTCTGGACCAGGTGGCACAAAGAATACATACACCAACTCAATGTTCGTCACACATGGACCAAGGGGTCTCATGACATCCAACCAGGAACGGTTGTCTTATTGAAGGACGACACCTTACCGCCATTGTGTTGGCATCTGGGCCGAATATTACAGGTGCACCCAGGAACAGACGGCGTCACGCGTGCTGTGACCGTTCGTACCATCAACGGCACGTACAAACGAAATGTCAAGAGATTAGCACCTCTTCCCATAACTGATAGTGCACGACCAATCGGTGCCGCTATCTCAACGTAGTCATGTGAGTCCATCTTATCTTCATATCATATTACATTTGATCGATCGAATCGATCAACGAGGGGGAGCATGTTCCGTCTCAAGAATCGTTGTCCCTCGCAAATATTCGATTTCTAACGAACGATTTATTAACGGGTCTTCCCTCGAAAATACATTACGATCGAGCCCCCCTTTACAATGTTTTTCCTTATAACAGCGACACGACGATGCAAGATCGGTATTTGTTTTTAGCAATCGCTCGTCCCCCCAAACATCAGAGACACGGAGAGTCGATTCTCGAATGTTCTGCAACATTGTCGTGCCCAGGAAACCGTTagagattaaataatttgaTATACCGTAACTGACCAAAAACAGTCGGCATTCGCTTCAGGTATTGCAACCTTCGGAACAACCCAATCGCGATATGGGTCGATTGTATGCACAGTCATAAAATATCTACAGTCTAAAGTCTAAAGAATCCTCGCGTTCGTTAATCTCGGTCAAGTATCCACGTTCACCCTCGACCATCTTGTTTCAAGGATGCGCGCTAGCTCGTAAATCTACGGAAAAGGGACACCATTAAATTCTTACAACATGCTTCCAAGGGTGCATCGGCCGACCCATACACAATTCTTAATATCGAAGATTTGTGTACGTATATTTCGGACAATAAACAATTCGCATGTATACGGTTCATCTGCACTGCTGCTCTCGTAAACCAAGAGATGGCATTGCCCTCGCAGGCCCGTCACATGGAAATGCTGCATGTTCATAAACAATCGAAAAcctctcgttctccaactcggGCATACTCCTACTCTTCTTTCCAATCGACCAATCGAAAGAAAGTGTAAAGAGTGATCGATGTCCTGATTGGAAGCGAAAGATCGACAGCACCAACCAGGTTGCTTACCATTAGAACAAAAGACGATTCATTCTTTTCCCTACTCTAAAGCCAACCTCTCATCCACGAGGCGCTTCTCAAAAAAACTCGTGTTGGATGGAAGTCGAGTTCACTGTCAGTTCGTTACGATCCTTCGAACGAGTGACACTAACCACCCAACCGAGCGTTACACTTCTTGCTACCGATATCGTGCAAGCGAagtaatacagatcaacacggtttgatctgcgcgcgtataaggcaagACTTGTCGgcacagccttactgacgagtcctccggcaagtctaggacgaaacgcaattctttcattttttacatttccTTCATTCCATCCAATCCGATCCGATAAATTGAAATAGTTGTCCAAAGTTAATTCGGCGGACAACCAAACGATAGACTCGCGGACACGACGGTCGCGACAAaacatcatcgaaatcggtgaggacccacatcatcggcaactttacccgaacgatagaagaagcacaaacttattgaattaaaaacccacttattcagccgtaaatccatttgactaccacatataaccatcacacttttacataattgttgaactcgtagcacacttttataactcgtattgatatcgaacgaaattacttactccgacgcggaaagagttcgatactcttcgcgatgccgcgcgaaactgtgctctcccagcgtacaatgtattcgatgaaggcgtcgtttaaaacaaatgaaatcgttcccaaggagatattgatttttcgagaatcatatggcattgaatttttgagaatcatatgattctcgaaaacaccgattcgaagattatgtaaaagtgtggtggttgtatgtggtagtcaaatggatttacggctgaataagtgagtttttaattcaataagtttgtgcttcttctatcgttcgggtaaagttgccgatgatgtgggtcctcaccgatttcgatgactttgaaatatgttataaattcgatgttttaaatatctttttcctttgaaatgaagctcatcgacatcggcgaggagatagtatgtacatcgatcgatttacaattacaaatttttacaataatatcgtaaactaaagccgaccgacaaaaaccgtcaagggaaatgttgttcagaatcatggtcttgacaacatatccaaatattatcgaaatcggataggaaatagtacatcgatcgatttacaattacaaatttttacaataatatcgtaaactaaagccgatcgacagaaaccgtcaagggaaatgttgttcagaatcatggtcttgacaacatatccaaatattatcgaaatcggataggaaatagtacatcgatcgatttacaattacaaatttttacaataatatcgtaaactaaagccgatcgacagaaactgtaaagggaaatgttgttcagaatcatggtcttgacaacatatccaaatattatcgaaatcggataggaaatagtacatcgatcgatttacaattacaaatttttacaataatatcgtaaactaaagccgatcgacagaaactgtaaagggaaatgttgttcagaatcatggtcttgacaacatatccagatattatcgaaatcggataggaaatagtacatcgatcgatttacaattacaaatttttacaataatgtcgtaaactaaagccgatcgacagaaactgtaaagggaaatgttgttcagaaccatggtattgacaacatatccaaagcttgtcgaaattggcgaggattcacatcatcgagaaacttttgttcgttacgacatcgcggcgtgccaccgacactcggctgcacgcgtctagctcgcgctctgattggtccgtgtttctcgttaataactcgttaacgaagccgcggacgacattttttcacaggaaaatgtcgcttgaaatgatctcagaaacctcccattttcggctccggacctaattttgagacaccctgttgCGGATAGGATAATTAGCGTATTACTGTTTGTAGCGGCGATAAAAAGGATGTATGCGAGATTATTGGGGCGAGGTACCGTATGTTGTAAAATTGTTGTAATTCTCCGTAAAAGTAAATTTATGTGAGAGATATGTGTGTAAGAAGAGCGGCGAAGGCTGGTTCGAGGTGGAAGAAGAAGGTTTTTGagctattgaaataataatgagCACCAACTCTTAATCGGTGTAGCCCAATGTGCGGGGGAAGACACAAGGTCATCCTTAGGCCGTGGCCGCTAGACCAAGCAGGGCCAGGTACCTGAATTTATGAGGGTCATAAAGTGGAAGGGAAGACACAGGGTCTTTCCTAGGCCGCGGCCGCAAAACCACGCAGGGCTAGGTACCTGAGATAACGATGGTGGGAACATGCACAAGAAGACATAAGGTCTTCCAGAGCCGACGGGCTGCCGGCAAAATCGAGAGAGTTGGTACATACAGCGattgaaaaacaaaacaaaacccGAGAAGGGACAGGACCTTGGAGGAGGTCTTCGGGAGTCAGACTTGAACCAGCGCTCGTCACTGACGGACAAAATAAATTTCAGTTAACCATATTACGTTGTTTCATTAAAATCCACCTACCAACCATCGAGCAACTTACATTTTTGGTGCCGAAACCCGGGACAACTACGCCGGTCAAGAAGTGAAGTTCGAGGGTTGGTGAAGTGGCAGTGTAAGTGTCGTGCGCGAATACGCCATTTAAAGCGAGGCTATGGCGCCCAAGAAGAAACGACCTATTCCAACAGCGCAATCAAATGAGGAAGTCCGAGAGGCGAAAAGATCCCGTACGGCGGCGCAGGAAGCGacggtgcgagaggattcagCTACTACTGAAGCTCAACCAGCGGAACAGGAGCAAAGGAGTACGTCGCAACAAGGTCTGAGGTCATCTTTGGAGGAGAACAGCCCACAACGCATAGGCGTCAGGATGGTACGAGCGTTAGCCACCGATCAACCCACAGCTGCGAATGTCATCCAGGAAGACGATCGTGAGTCACCTCTAACGTTAACCGAGCCGAACTCGTCCAATGCTCCCTCTATTTTAGCTAATTCTCGTCGGGATGCCAATGCGACAGAGCAATTAACAGAGGCAATTACCAATGCGTTACGTGCGGCTAGGGAAACGTCGTCAGGTGTAGGAAATTCCCGCTTGCTGCATCGTTTGACTACTGCGAAAAGGCTACCCAAGTTTTCGGGCAACCCGGTTGAGTGGTTGAATTTTAAGGAAGCGTATCAGTTGTCAGCAGAACTTGGCGGGTACTCAGGACGGGAGAACGTCGCGAGATTATTTGAGGCGCTCGAAGGTGAAGCACGTGCGAGCGTCGGTGCATTATTGGCGACGGCTAGCGATGCGGATATGATTATGCAGACGCTGGAATTGCAGTTCGGAAACAAACACACGATAGCGGGAAAGATCGCGAGGGATATTAACGACTTGCCCCATTTAGAGTTCGGAAGGGGAAACGTGGGTAAATTTGCGGCTAAATTGCGCAATTGTGTCACTGCGTTGAAGGCCCTCGATCTCGTTGGGTACTTGCATAGTCCGGACTTGATAAAAAGTGTTGCAAATAAGTTGCCGTCTGCGTTGAAATACGCGTTCAACAGACACGCCACGGAAGCTGACACAGGAAAAACCATGCTAGAAAAACTTGCGGATTTCGTCTACAAGGAGGCCGAGTTAGCCGCCGCGACAAGTATTTTTGAAACAGAGGAGCCGTCTACGTCCCGCGCTTGCAACCCAAAAGTTAACCATTTATAGTGACAACGGCACCAATTTTAAAGGTGCAAATaaagaacttcgcgacgcgaTTGCCGCAATGGAAACCGACAAGCTGGAGAATCACGCGTTACAAAGGAAAATAAAATGGATTTTCAATCCGCCAAATGCACCTCATATGGGCGGAGCGTGGGAAAGGCTCATCAAGTCCGTTAAAATAGCTCTTAACGCGATTTTGCGCGACCAAGCGCCCAGCGAGGAAGTCCTTAAAACCTTAATGGTTGAAATCGAACATTCTATAAATTCTCGGCCGTTGACTCACGTATCCCTGGACCCTCAAGACAACGAGGCATTAACTCCAAATCACTTTCTAATGGGAACGTCTTCGGGGGAAATCAGAATGGGGAAATACGATGCAGAAGCCGTAAGTCCCAGGAAGCAATGGAAGATTGCTCAATGTTTCGCCGATGCGTTCTGGCGACGTTGGCTGAAAGAGTATTTACCCGGCCTGATTCCGCGCTCGAAATGGTGCAACACAGAGAAGTCGTTAAAAAATGGAGACGTTGTACTCATCGCAGAGCAGCAAGCGCCCCGGAATTTATGGAAAATAGGGGAGATCGTGGAAGTGTATCCTGGGTCGGATGGAGTGGTTAGAATAGCCAAAGTGCGCACAGTGCAAGGTGAATTTGTGAGGCCGACACGGAAATTGATCAAAGTGACGGGCGGTGAAGAGACACTCGATTCGTGAAGCAACAATCGAGATTAGGGGACCCACAATGCAGAAAAGGGTCATTAGGTTAAGCGTTACATTGAATAAAACTTTAGCGAGCAAAAAAATACTATGTTATAATACTATGTTACTTTAAATCGTTTTGACAATTATTTGtcaaaaatatatgtaaaattcGCAATCTACTAATTAGTGTCTGTTAACGACGACCGAAGATAACCATAAAAAAAATGCATTATCATTCTTGTAACTTGAATTAGTATTAAAAATCCAATGTTCAAAAGACAGAGGTGAAATCAAATCCTATCCGTTTAGTTTAAGGTAAATTAAATAATTGCGATTGTTTAATTTGAGGGGGAGGATGTTGCGGATAGGATAATTAGCGTATTACTGTTTGTAGCGGCGATAAAAAGGATGTATGCGAGATTATTGGGGCGAGGTACCGTATGTTGTAAAATTGTTGTAATTCTCCGTAAAAGTAAATTTATGTGAGAGATATGTGTGTAAGAAGAGCGGCGAAGGCTGGTTCGAGGTGGAAGAAGAAGGTTTTTGagctattgaaataataatgagCACCAACTCTT
The sequence above is drawn from the Lasioglossum baleicum chromosome 8, iyLasBale1, whole genome shotgun sequence genome and encodes:
- the LOC143211621 gene encoding uncharacterized protein LOC143211621, coding for MANTSKLSQRINALKVKQRVFKSDLTDFSNELSKYQESATARTILRERVEQLRKQFDAFNDAQDELGHHENFEQLQIERKAVRDSYYNALATAIQILDESPTAQRQSTRTAIDSPAPSTSTSITGVHLPKIRLPRFDGRLEKWLPFKDAFLSLIQGHQGLTDIQRFNYLRLSVTEQAEEAIESFTMSEENYKAAWAQLLETYDNQRALILRHTTLLLETPAMLNGSPAEINNLINYMQSHIRSLQSLGRSWENIASDLITVIAINRMDDETRRNWEQTLVDTGMPLASDMFKHLRNASHQGNFRAAPANTKQYRKALPEISRPSANLRPRAPKRTFATISKGTSASPRPNKRTFTTTTNVQACQICKSSTHKLFACPTFGNMTIDERWAATTAANLCSNCLLAGHTLDKCIKGRCRICGKRHNTRLHREQRPTIPDKET
- the LOC143211196 gene encoding uncharacterized protein LOC143211196 → MKQVTTIQTPGFYLPHHAVFKPTSSTTKIRIVFDGSAKTNTNISLNDTLRIGPTLQDDIFSLLLRFRMHAYVITADIEKMYRQFLVRPEDRAFQRILWRDPNEDIKTYELTTVTFGLAPAPYLAIRCLHQLANDEERDFPEAAARIKQDLYVDDLLTGTDSITEARSLQRQIITLLKRGGLNIRQWASNEPKLLSGLSKDSIHPKILGDAPAMKTLGVSWDARQDVIRYSVQQATVTKEITKRNILSTIAKIYDPLGLLGPITITAKIFMQRLWALKITWDESVPANIHTEWTNFANDLQLLNNFEFNRFVRTKGARQTEIHGFCDASERAYGACLYIRTTDHFGGIHTHLFCAKSRVAPLSQITLARLELCGAALLATLSQTVRSALTHNIDKSVFWTDSTIVLSWLRKQPSTLKTFVANRVAKIQRKTEIQSWRYVRSADNPADLISRGMTTAEFNNNRLWRYGPEWLAQEQAKWPSARFTICDELPEVRTVTCLVGSIIQTDEILQRYSCIQKLRRIVAYCLRFRTSRRTIGPLSIEEIQHANRQIIKLLQSVTFARDIHDLKTGHLSNTSKLQPLTPFLDEQGILRVGGRLQNSTLPFEQRHPILLPRSHHITKLIIRDSHQRNHHAGITATLYDVRLSYWPIDGKNTTRQIVRHCIRCFRIKPPTVEYIMGNLPAARVTEGRPFVNSGIDYCGPFYIKERQFRNRVRVKIYVAVFVCFATKAVHLEIVGDLTTEAFMAALKRFIARRGICKNLYSDNGTNFVGANHELMELQQTLSKDEKFNHFLNSKAISWHFIPALSPHFGGLWEAAVKSFKHHVKRVVGEELFTYEQFNTFVIEVEAILNSRPLTPLSSDPNDISALTPGHFLIGDSLTCITETDFSETPSNRLSTWQHIQKVHPGTDGVTRAVTVRTINGTYKRNVKRLAPLPITDSARPIGAAIST
- the LOC143211622 gene encoding uncharacterized protein LOC143211622, producing the protein METDKLENHALQRKIKWIFNPPNAPHMGGAWERLIKSVKIALNAILRDQAPSEEVLKTLMVEIEHSINSRPLTHVSLDPQDNEALTPNHFLMGTSSGEIRMGKYDAEAVSPRKQWKIAQCFADAFWRRWLKEYLPGLIPRSKWCNTEKSLKNGDVVLIAEQQAPRNLWKIGEIVEVYPGSDGVVRIAKVRTVQGEFVRPTRKLIKVTGGEETLDS